A genomic segment from Leopardus geoffroyi isolate Oge1 chromosome A2, O.geoffroyi_Oge1_pat1.0, whole genome shotgun sequence encodes:
- the LOC123606598 gene encoding uncharacterized protein LOC123606598 isoform X2 has translation MDTSPGSEVGCAGLRKRKRRDLGNACFSRRKKSSSAHLKERRRPAACDGLHIRKAATSLLPRKGKRIGETARRRDKFPQGRSVTDDHSRTHSLRGRRKQSTGSAAHAAAAAPVASTCFCPAARCRGLFGARSKKQTRSSDTPGRPRTHIFGLCNRPACTVPAVFRGRLFVCLKPRIPGACSSREPSSKTSPRLNIDQNLLQGAAAAWTRKLLPKARAKPGGVKSWRSAYLERCLRLNQ, from the exons ATGGACACAAGTCCAGGCAGTGAAGTGGGATGCGCTGGGCTCAG GAAAAGAAAACGCAGAGACCTGGGAAACGCGTGCTTTTCCCGTAGGAAAAAGAGCAGTTCCGCCCACCTAAAGGAACGGAGAAGACCCGCTGCCTGCGACGGTCTACACATTCGAAAGGCAGCAACCTCCCTCTTGCCGCGGAAAGGCAAAAGGATAGGAGAAACTGCAAGGCGGCGAGACAAGTTTCCTCAAGGCAGATCTGTGACTGACGACCATTCCCGAACTCACAGTCTCCGCGGGCGCCGCAAACAGTCGACAGGGAGCGCGGCCCACGCAGCGGCCGCCGCACCCGTGGCCTCTACTTGCTTCTGCCCTGCTGCTCGGTGTAGGGGTTTGTTTGGAGCTCGCTCGAAGAAACAAACACGCTCCTCTGACACCCCCGGCCGCCCCCGCACGCACATCTTTGGTCTCTGCAACCGCCCCGCCTGCACAGTGCCTGCCGTTTTTCGGGGCAGACTCTTTGTCTGCCTGAAACCCCGCATTCCCGGGGCGTGCAGCTCAAGAGAACCCAGCTCCAAAACGTCTCCGAGGTTAAATATTGACCAGAACCTCCTTCAAGGGGCTGCAGCTGCCTGGACGAGGAAACTCCTTCCAAAGGCCCGTGCAAAGCCCGGAGGAGTGAAGAGCTGGCGCAGCGCTTACCTCGAAAGATGTTTAAGACTGAACCAGTGA
- the LOC123606598 gene encoding uncharacterized protein LOC123606598 isoform X1: MDTSPGSEVGCAGLSRKRKRRDLGNACFSRRKKSSSAHLKERRRPAACDGLHIRKAATSLLPRKGKRIGETARRRDKFPQGRSVTDDHSRTHSLRGRRKQSTGSAAHAAAAAPVASTCFCPAARCRGLFGARSKKQTRSSDTPGRPRTHIFGLCNRPACTVPAVFRGRLFVCLKPRIPGACSSREPSSKTSPRLNIDQNLLQGAAAAWTRKLLPKARAKPGGVKSWRSAYLERCLRLNQ; this comes from the exons ATGGACACAAGTCCAGGCAGTGAAGTGGGATGCGCTGGGCTCAG TAGGAAAAGAAAACGCAGAGACCTGGGAAACGCGTGCTTTTCCCGTAGGAAAAAGAGCAGTTCCGCCCACCTAAAGGAACGGAGAAGACCCGCTGCCTGCGACGGTCTACACATTCGAAAGGCAGCAACCTCCCTCTTGCCGCGGAAAGGCAAAAGGATAGGAGAAACTGCAAGGCGGCGAGACAAGTTTCCTCAAGGCAGATCTGTGACTGACGACCATTCCCGAACTCACAGTCTCCGCGGGCGCCGCAAACAGTCGACAGGGAGCGCGGCCCACGCAGCGGCCGCCGCACCCGTGGCCTCTACTTGCTTCTGCCCTGCTGCTCGGTGTAGGGGTTTGTTTGGAGCTCGCTCGAAGAAACAAACACGCTCCTCTGACACCCCCGGCCGCCCCCGCACGCACATCTTTGGTCTCTGCAACCGCCCCGCCTGCACAGTGCCTGCCGTTTTTCGGGGCAGACTCTTTGTCTGCCTGAAACCCCGCATTCCCGGGGCGTGCAGCTCAAGAGAACCCAGCTCCAAAACGTCTCCGAGGTTAAATATTGACCAGAACCTCCTTCAAGGGGCTGCAGCTGCCTGGACGAGGAAACTCCTTCCAAAGGCCCGTGCAAAGCCCGGAGGAGTGAAGAGCTGGCGCAGCGCTTACCTCGAAAGATGTTTAAGACTGAACCAGTGA